Proteins from a genomic interval of Candidatus Desulfofervidus auxilii:
- a CDS encoding Hpt domain-containing protein, whose translation MFDLNKVMEMVEGDKELLKELLNLFFSDYPEKLAKIYHALEKNDAKTVYETAHSLKGACGNLGLSRAYNLSLEIERMGKEGKLERVEEAYKKLVKELDEFKQFVSDINL comes from the coding sequence ATGTTTGATTTGAATAAGGTAATGGAGATGGTTGAGGGTGATAAGGAACTTTTAAAAGAACTTTTAAATTTGTTTTTTTCAGATTATCCAGAAAAACTTGCTAAAATTTATCATGCTCTTGAGAAAAATGATGCAAAGACAGTCTATGAAACTGCTCATAGCTTAAAAGGAGCTTGTGGTAACTTGGGTTTAAGTCGTGCTTATAATTTATCACTTGAAATAGAAAGAATGGGTAAGGAGGGCAAATTAGAGAGAGTAGAAGAGGCTTATAAAAAACTAGTAAAAGAATTAGATGAGTTTAAACAATTTGTTTCTGATATTAATTTATAA
- the yihA gene encoding ribosome biogenesis GTP-binding protein YihA/YsxC, with protein sequence MQIKTIRFFKSALWEKDWPDLPYPEVAFAGRSNVGKSSLLRTILGQRKLIRVSHTPGCTRTINFYLINEKFFFTDLPGYGYAKVANHLRAQWGKSIETYLAKRKQLKGIVLLLDARFGPLANDLQLWEWLNYYKRQTIIVLTKVDKIKNKEREKIIKITYQKFNLKKDFPLYFFSARTAEGKSQLLKAIFKMLIN encoded by the coding sequence ATGCAAATTAAAACAATAAGATTTTTTAAAAGTGCTCTTTGGGAAAAAGATTGGCCAGATTTACCTTATCCTGAAGTTGCCTTTGCTGGTAGATCTAATGTAGGAAAATCTTCCTTACTTAGAACAATTCTTGGTCAAAGAAAACTTATTCGTGTCAGTCATACACCTGGGTGTACTCGCACTATTAATTTTTATTTAATAAATGAGAAATTTTTCTTCACTGATTTACCTGGTTATGGTTATGCAAAGGTAGCTAACCATTTACGAGCACAGTGGGGGAAAAGTATAGAAACTTATTTAGCCAAAAGAAAACAATTAAAAGGTATAGTACTTTTATTAGATGCTAGATTTGGCCCATTAGCCAATGATTTACAACTTTGGGAATGGTTAAATTATTATAAAAGACAAACCATTATTGTCCTTACTAAGGTTGATAAGATTAAAAATAAAGAAAGAGAAAAAATAATCAAAATTACTTATCAAAAATTTAACCTAAAAAAAGATTTTCCACTCTATTTTTTTTCTGCCCGCACAGCAGAAGGTAAATCACAATTATTAAAAGCAATTTTTAAAATGCTTATAAATTAA
- a CDS encoding pyridoxal phosphate-dependent aminotransferase translates to MIARRAKEISSFIVMDILEKAKSLEKQGHHVIHLEIGEPDFDTPECIKKAAIDAIKKGKTYYTHSLGLPELREAIANYYQEKYKVTVSPEQVIVTAGSSPAIFLVFASLLEPGDEVIVPNPGYACYPNFIHFFGAKPIFIPVKEENGFVYDLIDIKKVLNRRTKAIIINSPANPTGALTPSEIIESLADFGLPLISDEIYHGLVYEGEEKTALEFSENAFILNGFSKSYAMTGWRLGYVIAPKKFIRHMQKIQQNFFICTSSIAQYAGIAALKEAKKDVLKMKEIYNERRIFVFHTLKEIGFPLKKPPQGAFYFFINVKHISNNSYALAFDILEKVKVAVTPGIDFGTEGEGFLRISYANSLENIKEGLKRLKNYFKICKLKQ, encoded by the coding sequence ATGATAGCAAGGCGTGCTAAAGAAATCTCTTCTTTTATTGTCATGGATATATTGGAAAAAGCAAAAAGTTTGGAAAAACAAGGGCATCATGTCATTCATTTAGAGATAGGTGAACCAGATTTTGACACACCTGAATGCATTAAAAAAGCCGCTATAGATGCAATTAAAAAAGGTAAAACATACTATACTCATAGCCTTGGCTTGCCAGAATTAAGAGAAGCTATTGCTAATTATTATCAAGAAAAATACAAAGTAACAGTTTCTCCTGAACAAGTAATTGTTACTGCTGGCAGCTCACCAGCTATATTTCTTGTTTTTGCTAGCCTTTTGGAACCAGGTGATGAGGTTATTGTTCCGAATCCAGGTTATGCTTGTTATCCTAATTTCATTCATTTTTTTGGAGCAAAACCAATTTTTATTCCGGTTAAAGAGGAAAATGGATTTGTTTATGATTTGATAGATATTAAAAAGGTTTTGAACCGCCGAACAAAAGCCATCATTATCAATTCGCCTGCCAATCCTACAGGTGCATTAACTCCTTCAGAAATTATAGAATCACTTGCTGATTTTGGTTTACCTTTAATCTCAGATGAAATTTATCATGGGCTTGTCTATGAAGGTGAAGAAAAAACAGCTTTGGAATTTAGTGAAAATGCTTTTATTTTAAACGGTTTTTCCAAATCTTATGCTATGACAGGCTGGCGATTAGGTTATGTAATTGCTCCTAAAAAATTTATTCGACATATGCAAAAGATTCAGCAAAATTTCTTTATCTGCACTTCTAGTATAGCTCAATATGCTGGTATTGCTGCCTTAAAGGAAGCAAAAAAAGATGTTTTAAAAATGAAAGAAATTTATAATGAAAGAAGGATTTTTGTCTTTCATACTTTAAAAGAAATAGGTTTCCCTTTAAAAAAACCCCCACAAGGGGCTTTTTATTTTTTCATTAATGTAAAACATATAAGTAATAATAGTTATGCTTTGGCTTTTGATATTTTAGAAAAAGTCAAGGTTGCTGTAACACCAGGAATTGATTTTGGCACTGAAGGAGAAGGTTTTTTAAGAATTTCTTATGCAAACTCTTTAGAAAATATAAAGGAGGGATTAAAAAGGCTTAAAAACTATTTTAAAATATGCAAATTAAAACAATAA